From a region of the bacterium genome:
- a CDS encoding DUF2829 domain-containing protein — protein MGPCDFGWALMQLKEGAKVARDGWNGRGMWLVICFAPSLPHPETSGMIARPCIVMKDAQGMLVPWLASQTDVLAEDWGTV, from the coding sequence ATGGGACCTTGTGATTTTGGATGGGCGTTGATGCAGTTGAAGGAGGGCGCGAAGGTGGCGCGCGATGGCTGGAACGGCAGGGGGATGTGGCTCGTCATCTGCTTTGCGCCGAGCCTTCCGCACCCGGAGACGAGCGGCATGATTGCGCGACCGTGCATCGTGATGAAGGACGCGCAGGGGATGCTCGTGCCGTGGCTTGCCTCGCAGACCGATGTGCTGGCGGAGGACTGGGGAACCGTCTGA
- a CDS encoding PD-(D/E)XK nuclease-like domain-containing protein yields the protein MRDRGAVAALVAEPARSRVLAAIEDLTRAEYDSVDAVNISTLKSMAVSPRHYQHALSCPRPDTDSMRLGRLMHAMVFEPDTIDAHWVVWDGGRRAGKEWEAFLAANVGKELIRAPEDWEAAEAVAAAVQAHPVASRYLRSGKAEQTLRWTDRDTGLLCKGRADWIAPSADVVDLKTTRDISPRAVQRGLVALAYHAQAAFYCDGLEAMGHGPHGFCWIYVEQSAPYDVAVYTATTEVLSAGRDLYRGWLARVVECRASGCWPGVAPSELQMELPAWAVKEDGSTDEVSLIIGGRGVAL from the coding sequence GTGCGGGACCGGGGCGCCGTGGCCGCGCTTGTGGCCGAGCCCGCAAGGTCCAGGGTGCTTGCGGCGATCGAAGACTTGACCCGTGCCGAGTACGACTCGGTCGACGCCGTCAACATCTCGACGCTCAAGTCCATGGCCGTCAGCCCCAGGCACTACCAGCACGCCCTGTCCTGCCCCCGCCCCGATACGGACAGCATGCGTCTAGGCAGGCTGATGCACGCCATGGTGTTCGAGCCCGACACGATCGACGCGCACTGGGTTGTGTGGGACGGTGGCCGGCGGGCGGGCAAGGAATGGGAAGCGTTCCTCGCAGCCAACGTCGGCAAGGAACTGATCCGCGCCCCCGAAGACTGGGAAGCCGCCGAAGCCGTTGCCGCCGCGGTCCAGGCCCATCCCGTTGCGTCCCGCTACCTGCGGTCGGGCAAGGCCGAGCAAACCCTGCGCTGGACGGATCGGGATACCGGCCTTCTGTGCAAGGGCCGCGCGGACTGGATCGCGCCGTCCGCGGATGTGGTGGACCTCAAGACCACCCGCGACATCTCGCCCCGGGCCGTCCAACGCGGCCTGGTCGCGCTTGCGTACCACGCGCAGGCGGCCTTCTACTGCGACGGGCTGGAGGCGATGGGCCACGGCCCGCACGGGTTCTGCTGGATCTACGTCGAGCAGTCCGCGCCCTACGACGTGGCCGTGTACACCGCGACAACCGAGGTGCTCTCGGCGGGGCGTGACCTGTACCGCGGTTGGCTGGCGCGCGTTGTCGAGTGTCGCGCGTCGGGCTGCTGGCCCGGGGTTGCGCCGAGTGAACTTCAAATGGAGCTGCCAGCGTGGGCCGTGAAGGAAGACGGGTCCACGGATGAAGTTTCGCTGATAATCGGCGGAAGGGGGGTGGCACTGTGA